The Sesamum indicum cultivar Zhongzhi No. 13 linkage group LG2, S_indicum_v1.0, whole genome shotgun sequence genome contains a region encoding:
- the LOC105156036 gene encoding transcription factor LHW → MCTEKRDSMIKETLRSLCCSNGWCYGIFWGFDQRNSLLLTLKDDYYEEQMGALIDSMLLQVHVFGGGVIGQAAFTKKHHWMYSDAYQERQNSLGSFESLEVLQDDSEFYCQFSVGIKTIALISVEPWGVVQLGSTQKIPETKDFIDQVKELFREMDTRQEIKFCENGTASESQCCDPSMQFNSLLSCSVSQSVNENMKRGVEDEGFMEANRSLVLPSQSFHSDCQSRNSLFTASGLIENSIQVSSKATSQLDQLLSESGNFFDFSATQALSNHSDSSVLTSSWLDSTSALNENVSLPKPRTYISCKNSSSNAPVNPAFASLQAPQFSNDTQSFSSLLDPIECKAKRPSSGLLTLEELIRENYFAETMSKSGLMADLSQWFSPQPGSSGTPLTTLLCCDLSHVTGLVPASGLSGNNSAIHISDNLPANSIQSSVTDAFISNHEVKASNMFGIDKPFNSLGVESGCKKPLGWNEPLIPVVNGNDLSFCTDVSSCISEKYVGSNIRSSNSLFSKLGLDQLLDGISSGSSSSFAKSRFDGQYSKRRKIDNYSWSHDDVKTQGIPSFDGKMKLMDPVYGPSTSNTELNTEASKKIPGACISDNRTTSAGNTISSKGQDEPSKTGKKKAKPGTRPRPKDRQMIQDRLAELRELIPNGEKMSIDRLLERTIRHLNFMQSLTKHAESLKQIDKLKSGEAPKKHASDDGGGATWAVEDQTMFCPLMVEDLRTPGQMLIEILCEEQGFFLEIIDVIRGFGLTILKGVMEVRETNIWGNFIVESDKGTRPVTRHEIFSSLIQLLQMTGQDATHASDGIANTIGTAVPLFNNCQQAVPFPVNLADTLQCANL, encoded by the exons ATGTGTACAGAAAAGAGAGATTCAATGATAAAAGAGACTCTCAGGAGTCTTTGCTGCAGTAATGGATGGTGTTATGGAATTTTCTGGGGTTTCGATCAAAGAAATTCCTT ATTGTTGACATTAAAAGATGACTACTATGAAGAACAAATGGGAGCTCTGATTGATAGTATGCTTCTACAAGTACATGTTTTTGGAGGAGG GGTAATTGGCCAAGCTGCATTTACAAAAAAACACCACTGGATGTATTCAGATGCCTATCAAGAAAGGCAAAATTCCTTGGGATCATTTGAAAGTCTTGAGGTTTTGCAG GATGATTCTGAGTTCTACTGCCAATTCTCTGTTGGTATAAAG ACTATTGCTTTGATCTCAGTCGAACCCTGGGGAGTTGTGCAACTTGGATCCACTCAAAAG ATTCCTGAAACGAAAGACTTTATTGATCAAGTGAAAGAACTTTTCAGAGAAATGGATACACGTCAAGAAATTAAGTTCTGTGAAAATGGAACTGCTTCAGAGAGCCAATGTTGTGATCCAAGCATGCAgtttaattcattattatcaTGCAGCGTTTCCCAATCAGTGAATGAAAACATGAAACGTGGTGTAGAAGATGAAGGTTTCATGGAAGCAAATCGTTCTTTAGTCCTCCCATCTCAATCATTTCATTCTGACTGTCAGAGCAGAAACTCGCTCTTTACTGCATCTGGTCTAATTGAGAACTCGATTCAAGTCAGCAGCAAGGCAACCAGTCAATTAGACCAGTTGCTTTCAGAGTCTggaaatttctttgatttctctGCCACCCAAGCACTTAGCAATCACAGCGATAGTTCAGTTCTGACTTCATCTTGGCTCGATTCGACATCTGCTCTCAACGAAAATGTGTCTCTTCCAAAACCAAGAACTTACATATCTTGCAAAAATTCGAGTTCAAATGCTCCCGTGAACCCGGCATTCGCTTCGTTGCAGGCCCCGCAATTCTCCAATGACACTCAAAGTTTTAGTTCATTGCTCGATCCAATTGAGTGTAAAGCTAAAAGACCATCGTCTGGCTTATTAACTTTGGAGGAGTTAATCCGGGAAAACTATTTTGCTGAGACCATGTCCAAGTCTGGCCTAATGGCTGATCTCTCACAGTGGTTTTCTCCTCAACCGGGTTCAAGTGGTACCCCATTAACTACTCTACTTTGTTGTGATTTATCCCATGTTACGGGCCTCGTTCCAGCATCCGGTTTGAGTGGAAATAACTCTGCCATCCACATATCAGATAATCTTCCAGCCAATTCAATACAAAGTTCAGTGACAGATGCCTTCATTTCTAATCATGAAGTTAAAGCTTCCAACATGTTTGGGATTGACAAGCCGTTTAATAGTCTGGGAGTTGAGTCCGGATGTAAAAAGCCACTCGGGTGGAATGAACCTCTAATCCCAGTTGTGAATGGTAATGACTTGAGTTTCTGTACAGATGTCTCCAGTTGCATCTCGGAGAAGTATGTTGGCTCCAATATTCGCAGCTCAAACAGCTTATTCTCCAAATTAGGACTTGACCAGCTTTTAGATGGTATTTCAAGTGGTAGCTCTTCTTCTTTTGCGAAATCCAGATTTGACGGTCAATAttccaaaagaagaaaaattgacaACTATTCGTGGAGTCACGACGACGTGAAAACTCAAGGTATTCCGAGCTTTGATGgtaaaatgaaattgatgGATCCTGTATATGGCCCGTCAACAAGTAACACTGAGCTCAATACTGAAGCGTCCAAAAAGATACCAGGTGCGTGTATTAGCGATAACCGTACAACGAGTGCTGGAAACACTATATCATCAAAGGGGCAAGACGAACCTTCAAAAACTGGGAAGAAGAAGGCCAAACCAGGGACCAGGCCAAGGCCAAAAGATCGGCAGATGATCCAAGATCGGCTTGCAGAGTTGAGGGAGCTCATTCCTAATGGAGAGAAG ATGAGCATCGACCGTCTGTTGGAACGAACCATTAGACACTTGAACTTCATGCAGAGTCTCACAAAACATGCTGAGAGCCTGAAACAAATTGACAAACTAAAG AGTGGGGAGGCCCCGAAGAAACATGCTAGCGATGATGGTGGGGGAGCTACATGGGCAGTTGAAGATCAAACTATGTTTTGTCCACTCATGGTTGAGGACCTTAGGACCCCTGGTCAAATGCTTATAGAG ATCCTCTGTGAAGAACAGGGTTTCTTTCTAGAGATCATAGATGTAATTCGAGGTTTTGGCTTGACTATACTCAAGGGAGTGATGGAGGTTCGTGAAACGAATATATGGGGTAACTTCATTGTGGAGAGTGATAAG GGGACTCGGCCCGTAACACGGCACGAAATTTTTTCCTCCCTCATTCAGCTCTTGCAGATGACTGGACAAGATGCAACCCATGCAAGTGATGGTATTGCTAACACAATTGGCACAGCCGTGCCTTTGTTCAACAATTGTCAACAGGCCGTTCCGTTTCCTGTCAACTTGGCCGATACTCTTCAATGTGCAAACTTGTGA
- the LOC105156037 gene encoding zinc finger HIT domain-containing protein 2 — protein MPDTVFTSETSSKSSDFNSNSRIICRVCEKQFSQYTCPRCNTRYCSLHCYKSHSLRCTESFMRENVMEELQQLQPDEQSKSKMLDILKRFHEEEETDSLDEEELDSSLSEETIQKILSGGQISFDDLSVEEKKRFQRAVATGELSKLIEPWDPWWFKPSAKNISLGSDGIQLVRPIEEEGLGPSSENDVESDQWHEIPPGPDTPLLPVSKLTVSAPSPLLTVHLVDIIYSYCFTLRIYNGDPKSDPLESVMVVLSVSSVLGQGGQPETIAEALLHCLERTCSPTYRHMGGLQFGLRLVDDIIHLLYLGSAALVCLLCDMQKLIQAAEKELKSEKLYKSKRAELKSKLRSAERKVYFMMCWVYEQPSEAWSSLAAIVNTEKSSAMEFADSKRSTVRMEEKTERSGKPLIKEVK, from the exons ATGCCGGACACCGTATTTACCTCGGAGACATCTTCCAAGTCATCGGATTTCAACTCCAATTCCCGCATAATATGCCGCGT ATGCGAAAAACAATTTTCCCAATATACATGCCCTCGTTGCAATACTCGGTATTGCTCTCTGCATTGCTACAAG TCTCATAGCCTTCGCTGTACAGAGTCTTTTATGAGAGAGAATGTCATGGAAGAACTTCAACAACTGCAACCTGATGAACAAAGTAAATCTAAAATGTTGGATATACTTAAACGGTTCCATGAGGAAGAGGAGACAGATAGCTTGGATGAAGAGG AGTTGGATTCGTCTTTGTCAGAGGAGACTATTCAGAAGATTTTATCTG GAGGTCAGATAAGTTTTGATGATTTATCTGTCGAAGAAAAGAAACGTTTCCAGAGAGCTGTTGCCACTGGAGAGCTCAGCAAATTGATTGAACCGTGGGATCCATGGTGGTTCAAACCTTCTGCCAAAAATATATCACTTGGTTCTGATGGAATCCAACTAGTCCGACCAATCGAGGAAGAAGGCTTGGGACCATCCTCGGAAAATGATGTGGAAAGTGATCAATGGCATGAAATACCACCAGGACCTGATACTCCCCTGCTGCCAGTTAGTAAACTCACTGTATCTGCTCCATCTCCACTATTAACAGTCCACCTTGTCGACATCATTTATAGTTATTGCTTCACCCTTCGCATTTACAATGGGGATCCAAAATCAGATCCCTTGGAATCAGTGATGGTAGTGCTGAGTGTCTCTTCTGTTTTGGGTCAAGGGGGACAGCCTGAGACGATTGCAGAAGCCTTATTACATTGCTTGGAGCGTACATGCTCTCCAACATACAGGCACATGGGTGGTCTGCAATTTGGGTTGAGGCTTGTAGATGATATAATCCATCTACTTTATCTCGGAAGTGCTGCTTTAGTCTGCTTACTGTGTGATATGCAGAAGCTAATTCAGGCTGCTGAAAAAGAGCTAAAGTCagagaaattgtacaaatcaAAAAGAGCAGAACTCAAGAGCAAGCTCAGGTCGGCTGAGCGTAAAGTTTACTTCATGATGTGTTGGGTTTATGAGCAGCCATCTGAAGCATGGTCTTCTTTGGCAGCCATTGTAAACACGGAGAAATCTTCTGCTATGGAGTTTGCAGACAGTAAAAGAAGCACCGTAAGAATGGAGGAGAAAACAGAAAGAAGCGGCAAACCTTTGATTAAGGAGGTGAAGTGA
- the LOC105156297 gene encoding uncharacterized protein LOC105156297, whose product HRVERSDLEAGDHIYTWRTAFAYSHHGIYVGGDKVVHFTHDRQYLSSSSQAASTWFSSSPSDVPSATCLDIPDCGFGKKRSGVIISCLNCFLGNGLLYRFEYGVSRLSFIAKFRGGTCTTAKSDPPEAVIHRAMYLLQNGFGNYNLFTHNCEDFALYCKTGFLVCGEEGLGGSGQASSFVGAPLAAVLSLPLRLFVSSPLGIVTATAAIYSLNRYATDIGVRDDVIEVKVEDIALFHGNQLGDRDGCSGEIDDNGTRPQKRQRND is encoded by the exons CACAGAGTGGAAAGAAGCGATTTAGAAGCAGGCGACCATATCTACACTTGGAGAACTGCCTTCGCTTACTCTCATCATG GCATCTACGTTGGTGGGGACAAGGTTGTCCACTTCACACATGACCGGCAGTATCTGAGTTCATCTTCTCAAGCCGCCTCGACATGGTTCTCGTCATCCCCCTCTGATGTCCCCTCAGCAACCTGTTTAGATATTCCAGACTGCGGttttgggaaaaaaagaagtggaGTAATTATATCTTGTTTGAATTGCTTTCTTGGAAATGGATTATTGTACCGCTTTGAGTATGGAGTTAGCCGGCTATCGTTCATTGCTAAATTCCGAGGTGGGACATGCACTACTGCTAAATCTGATCCACCGGAAGCTGTGATTCATAGAGCTATGTATTTGCTTCAGAATGGATTTGGGAACTATAACCTGTTTACGCATAATTGTGAGGATTTTGCTTTATATTGTAAAACcggttttcttgtttgtggGGAAGAAGGGCTGGGAGGCAGTGGTCAAGCCTCATCTTTTGTAGGTGCTCCTTTGGCTGCAGTGCTTTCTCTGCCTCTTCGGTTATTCGTTTCAAGTCCACTCGGTATTGTGACAGCAACTGCTGCAATATATTCATTGAATAGGTATGCTACTGACATTGGTGTCCGAGATGATGTGATCGAGGTGAAGGTAGAGGATATAGCTTTGTTTCATGGCAATCAACTTGGTGATAGAGATGGATGCTCTGGTGAGATAGACGATAACGGCACTCGACCTCAAAAGCGGCAAAGGAACGATTGA
- the LOC105156038 gene encoding oligopeptide transporter 7 yields the protein MVGESSDQITAPLISRPEKEYEHYSSPESSSSQVNEEPGENSPIKQVALTVPTTDDPTLPVLTFRMWFLGTLSCVLLSFLNQFFWYRTEPLSITAISAQIAVVPLGQLMAAKITDRVFFRGTRWEFTLNPGPFNVKEHVLITIFANSGAGTVYAIHVVTAVKVFYKQHISFFVSLIVVITTQVLGFGWAGIYRRYLVEPAAMWWPANLVQVSLFRALHEKDERPKGGVTRTQFFIIAFICSFAYYIFPGYLFQMLTSLSWICWIFPKSVIAQQLGSGLKGLGIGAIGLDWSTISSYLGSPLASPWFATANVAVGFFFVMYVVTPLSYWLNIYEAKTFPIFSDDLFTSSGQIYNISSIIDLNFHLDAAAYQREGPLHLSTFFAMTYGVGFAALSATVMHVLLFHGREIWEQSKSSFNQKKMDIHTKLMSKYRQVPEWWFWCILVANVALTIFACEYYKEQLQLPWWGVILACVIAIFFTLPIGIITAITNQSPGLNIITEYIIGYIYPGYPVANMCFKVYGYISMTQAITFLQDFKLGHYMKIPPRMMFMAQVVGTLIAGFVYLGTAWWLMETIPDICDKSSDSVWTCPGDHVFYDASVIWGLIGPRKIFGDQGTYGMVNWFFLGGAIAPLLVWLATKAFPNQEWIRLINMPVLIGACGQMPPATAVNYTTWIIVGFLSGYVVYRYRPDLWQRHNYVLSGALDAGLAFMGVLLYMCLGLENISIDWWGNDLDGCPYASCPTAKGILFESCPVIS from the exons ATGGTGGGAGAATCCTCAGATCAAATCACAGCCCCTCTCA TATCAAGACCTGAGAAGGAATATGAACATTATTCCAGCCCGGAATCCAGCAGTTCCCAGGTCAACGAGGAGCCTGGAGAGAACTCACCAATCAAGCAAGTCGCCCTCACGGTTCCCACCACGGACGATCCAACTCTGCCCGTTCTCACCTTCAGAATGTGGTTCTTGGGCACACTCTCCTGCGTTCTCCTCTCATTCCTCAACCAGTTCTTCTGGTACCGCACCGAGCCCTTGTCCATCACGGCGATTTCCGCGCAGATAGCGGTGGTGCCGCTGGGGCAGCTGATGGCCGCCAAGATCACCGACCGCGTATTCTTCAGAGGCACGCGATGGGAATTCACGCTGAATCCAGGGCCATTCAATGTGAAGGAGCATGTTCTTATCACCATTTTCGCCAACTCCGGCGCCGGCACCGTTTACGCCATCCACGTTGTGACTGCAGTCAAGGTGTTTTACAAGCAGCACATCAGTTTCTTTGTTTCCCTGATTGTCGTCATCACAACTCAG GTGCTGGGGTTTGGATGGGCTGGGATTTACAGAAGGTATTTAGTGGAGCCAGCAGCCATGTGGTGGCCTGCCAATTTGGTTCAAGTCTCACTCTTCAG GGCTCTCCATGAGAAAGACGAGCGACCTAAGGGCGGGGTGACACGAACTCAGTTCTTCATTATTGCCTTCATCTGCAGCTTTGCTTACTACATATTCCCCGGCTATCTCTTTCAAATGTTAACCTCTCTTTCATGGATATGTTGGATCTTTCCCAAGTCAGTGATAGCCCAACAACTCGGGTCGGGCCTCAAAGGACTCGGAATTGGAGCCATCGGCCTCGACTGGTCCACCATTTCCTCCTACCTTGGAAGCCCATTGGCAAGTCCTTGGTTCGCCACTGCCAACGTAGCTGttggatttttctttgttatgtATGTTGTCACTCCACTCAGCTACTGGCTCAACATCTATGAAGCCAAAACCTTCCCCATATTCTCCGACGATCTCTTCACCAGCTCGGGCCAGATTTACAACATTTCTAGCATCATCGACCTGAATTTCCACCTTGATGCCGCAGCGTATCAGCGCGAAGGCCCTCTTCATCTAAGCACGTTTTTCGCCATGACGTATGGTGTTGGATTCGCTGCGCTAAGCGCCACCGTCATGCATGTGCTTCTGTTTCATGGGAG AGAAATATGGGAGCAAAGCAAATCGAGTTTTaaccaaaagaaaatggaCATACACACAAAACTGATGAGCAAATATAGGCAAGTACCGGAGTGGTGGTTTTGGTGCATTCTTGTGGCAAACGTTGCGCTTACTATCTTTGCCTGTGAATACTACAAGGAGCAACTTCAGCTGCCTTGGTGGGGTGTTATACTAGCCTGCGTGATCGCTATATTCTTTACTCTTCCAATTGGTATCATTACGGCTATTACTAACCAG TCACCGGGGTTGAACATTATCACCGAGTACATAATTGGATACATATACCCTGGATACCCGGTTGCAAACATGTGCTTCAAGGTCTATGGCTACATTAGCATGACGCAGGCAATCACGTTCCTTCAAGACTTCAAGCTTGGACATTACATGAAAATCCCACCAAGAATGATGTTCATGGCACAG GTGGTAGGAACTCTTATAGCTGGTTTCGTTTACTTGGGAACAGCATGGTGGTTAATGGAAACCATCCCGGACATCTGCGACAAATCCTCTGATAGCGTCTGGACGTGCCCAGGTGATCATGTTTTCTATGATGCATCCGTGATTTGGGGTCTGATCGGCCCACGAAAGATTTTTGGAGACCAAGGCACTTATGGAATGGTGAATTGGTTTTTTCTCGGAGGAGCCATAGCTCCTCTGTTGGTGTGGTTGGCAACAAAGGCGTTCCCCAATCAAGAATGGATTAGACTCATCAACATGCCAGTCTTAATTGGGGCTTGCGGGCAAATGCCACCAGCAACTGCCGTCAATTACACGACATGGATTATTGTCGGCTTTCTGTCTGGCTATGTCGTGTATAGGTACAGGCCAGATCTGTGGCAGCGTCACAATTACGTCCTCTCTGGAGCGTTGGACGCCGGTTTGGCCTTTATGGGGGTTCTTTTGTACATGTGTTTGGGCCTGGAGAACATTAGTATAGACTGGTGGGGAAATGATCTTGATGGATGCCCTTATGCTTCCTGTCCTACGGCTAAGGGGATATTGTTTGAAAGCTGTCCTGTCATATCTTAA
- the LOC105156039 gene encoding mavicyanin, producing MGNSELWCTLLLLLSIQGEVLCNVYHVGDLHAWGIPTSSNPQIYTKWSKSHNLNIGDSLFFLYPPSEDSVIQVTSESYNSCNLKDPILYMNNGNSLFNITKPGDFYFTSGVEGHCEKSQKLHVSVYGNGSYVADSPAYAPAASAPSYPTVFGSIPMQAASASASPLTRIPVFVSAVAGIFCIIALIVV from the exons ATGGGAAACTCCGAGCTCTGGTGCACCCTGCTGCTCCTCCTCTCGATCCAGGGCGAAGTCCTCTGCAATGTTTACCATGTCGGAGACCTGCACGCTTGGGGCATCCCCACTTCTTCAAACCCACAAATCTACACCAAATGGTCCAAATCCCACAACCTTAACATCGGAGACTCCCTCT TTTTCTTGTACCCGCCGAGCGAAGACTCCGTGATCCAGGTCACGTCGGAGTCCTACAACAGCTGCAACCTGAAAGATCCCATTCTCTACATGAACAACGGCAACTCTCTCTTCAACATCACCAAGCCCGGGGACTTCTACTTCACCAGCGGAGTTGAGGGCCACTGCGAGAAATCGCAGAAACTTCACGTTTCTGTGTATGGAAATGGATCGTATGTTGCCGACTCGCCCGCCTACGCTCCAGCGGCTTCTGCGCCCTCTTATCCCACTGTTTTCGGGTCCATTCCGATGCAGGCTGCTTCTGCTTCTGCGTCGCCATTGACGAGAATTCCGGTGTTCGTATCTGCAGTGGCTGGAATTTTTTGTATCATCGCTCTGATTGTGGTGTAG
- the LOC105156040 gene encoding uncharacterized protein LOC105156040 encodes MASILPAMKARLEKGDTLYGLFLCSFSPVIAEISGYAGYDFVVVDMEHGYGGISTALPCLHALAATATPAILRLPECSQTWAKKALDLGPQGVMFPMIDTPEQARRAVSYCRYPPNGLRGAAHPVIRASRYGIDEEYLSKCETDLFVMCQVESMEGVRNVREIAAVDGVDCIQIGPLDLSASLGELWDPVNEKVKNMMNGAEEAVIGLRPNRGDGVSGPYLAGFAMANDGPNELRARGYHMVAGGVDIGLYRAAAVDDVKKFKMGLNLDAEIEGTTEVSSFVKIGSK; translated from the coding sequence ATGGCCTCTATCTTGCCTGCAATGAAAGCGCGTTTGGAGAAGGGCGACACCCTCTACGGCCTGTTCCTCTGCAGCTTCTCTCCAGTAATCGCCGAGATATCCGGCTACGCTGGATACGATTTCGTCGTTGTGGACATGGAACACGGGTACGGCGGCATCTCCACCGCCCTCCCCTGCCTCCACGCCCTAGCTGCCACCGCCACCCCCGCCATCCTCCGCCTGCCGGAGTGTTCCCAGACATGGGCCAAGAAAGCCCTTGATCTGGGCCCACAGGGGGTAATGTTCCCCATGATCGACACCCCGGAACAGGCCCGCCGGGCTGTCTCTTACTGCCGCTACCCACCCAACGGGCTTCGCGGCGCGGCCCATCCTGTAATTCGGGCCTCCAGGTACGGGATTGATGAGGAGTACTTGTCTAAATGTGAGACCGACTTGTTCGTAATGTGCCAAGTGGAGTCTATGGAAGGAGTGAGGAATGTGAGGGAAATCGCAGCCGTTGATGGGGTGGACTGCATTCAAATCGGGCCATTGGATCTGAGCGCGAGCTTGGGGGAGCTGTGGGATCCAGTGAACGAGAAGGTGAAGAATATGATGAATGGGGCTGAGGAGGCAGTGATTGGGCTAAGGCCCAATCGAGGAGATGGCGTTAGTGGGCCGTATTTGGCTGGGTTTGCAATGGCGAATGATGGGCCTAATGAGCTGAGGGCCCGTGGATATCATATGGTGGCTGGTGGCGTTGATATCGGGCTTTACAGGGCAGCCGCCGTCGACGATGTGAAGAAGTTCAAGATGGGCCTAAATCTGGATGCTGAAATTGAGGGAACAACAGAGGTCTCAAGTTTTGTTAAAATTGGGAGTAAATAG